CCGGGCCCGCGGGAAGGGCAAGAAGGCAGGCCCGCCTGTCCACGACGACCTCGTGCAGCGCCAGTTCGAAGCGGATGCCCCGAACCAGCTCTGGTTGACGGACATCACCGAGCACAAGACCGCCGAGGGCAAGCTCTACCTCTGTGCCGTCAAGGACGCCTTCAGCAACAAGATCGTCGGCTACTCGATCGACTCGCGGATGAAGTCCCGCCTCGTCGTCAACGCTTTCCGCAACGCCGCCGCGTTACGCGGCGATGTCGCCGGCGTCATCGTCCACAGCGACAGGGGATCCCAGTTCCGCTCCCGGAAGGTGATGCGCGAGCTTGCCCGTCATCGCATGGTCGGATCGATGGGCCGAGTGGGAGCCGCGGGCGACAACGCGGCCATGGAGAGCTTCTTCTCGCTGTTGCAGAAGAACGTCCTCAACCGCCGCTCCTGGGCCACCCGGGAACAACTGCGCAACGCGATCGTGACCTGGATCGAACGAACCTATCACCGGCGCCGCAGGCAGGACCGCCTGGGCCGTTTGACCCCGGTCGAGTTCGAGACCATCATGAACCAGACCCTGGCCCTCGCGGCCTAACCCCAACTGTCACCTATCCGCTCAGCAGACCCCCACGTCAACCGTCAACACCCAAGGCAACAAAAAAAATCCTGAGCCGCGACTAGTTCGTAAACTATGTCGCGACTCAGGACACATTGCGGAGGATAGGGGATTCGAACCCCTGAGGGCTTGCACCCAACACGCTTTCCAAGCGTGCGCCATAGGCCACTAGGCGAATCCTCCAGGTGTGCACGCGAACGTGGCACATCGGTCAATCATACAGATGCGCGGGCCGCCCGTGCCACGTGGGGTCAGGCGTTACGACCGTT
The Gulosibacter sediminis genome window above contains:
- a CDS encoding IS3 family transposase (programmed frameshift), encoding MPKPYPREFRDDVVRVALGRDTGVPLRQIAADFGISETCLQNWVRQADVEAGTKPGTTKAEADEARELRKRVRLLEQENEVLRRAAAYFAQAHLPKMTYPLVKELAADGIPVAVTCRVLKLARQPYYRWLQQPITDAELTEAYRANALFDAHRDDPEFGHRLLADEAREAGEVMSDRTAWKIASQNGWWSALAKRRARGKGKKAGPPVHDDLVQRQFEADAPNQLWLTDITEHKTAEGKLYLCAVKDAFSNKIVGYSIDSRMKSRLVVNAFRNAAALRGDVAGVIVHSDRGSQFRSRKVMRELARHRMVGSMGRVGAAGDNAAMESFFSLLQKNVLNRRSWATREQLRNAIVTWIERTYHRRRRQDRLGRLTPVEFETIMNQTLALAA